The Melospiza georgiana isolate bMelGeo1 chromosome Z, bMelGeo1.pri, whole genome shotgun sequence genome contains a region encoding:
- the TRIM36 gene encoding E3 ubiquitin-protein ligase TRIM36 isoform X1, which produces MEAAADSARFAYILELLRRDKIAIKGIERELICPACKELFTHPLILPCQHNICHKCVKEILFAFEDSFADGGSESSNQSSPRIRIAASSVDRIDRINRAASQRRSFGCRGRKRNSLTPRSTLFPCPSCQRDIDLGERGINGLFRNFTLETIVERYRQAARAAIAIMCDFCKPPAQESTKSCMDCSASYCNPCFKIHHPWGTAKAQHEYVGPTTNFRPKILMCPEHEMERVNMYCEICRRPVCHLCKLGGGHANHRVTTMSTAYKTLKEKLSKDIEYLISKESQVKAHITQLDLLMKETECNSERAKQEASHSFEKLYCVLEEKKSAALRAIETSKNIRLEKLQTQVEEYQGLLENNGLVGYAQEVLKETDPSCFVQTAKQLHVRIQKATESLSSFTPAAATTFEGFVVDTAKQEDILGDLSFHSNGLEIPEINEEQSRMYNKALISWECSGKTDSADIYVLEYHKLNKEEESVTWQKTEVCGKSKVLSDLDDDSSYAFRVQGYKGSIGSPWSREVTMRTPPAPVFSFLFDDKCGYNSEHLELNPRRTSVESRAGFPLLLGSERLQVGCFTTLDYIIGDTGIAKGKHFWAFNVEPYSYLVKVGVVPGSKIQKLFHNTCDVISPRYEQDSGHDSGSEDIFFDSSQPCTLVTLGMKKFFIPATPAAPKDPASRILPLPSCLGVCLDCDRGRVGFYDAGRMKCLYECEVDCSGLMYPAFALMGSAAVHLEEAVTAKDREYHGDI; this is translated from the exons ATGGAGGCGGCCGCGGACAGCGCCCGGTTCGCCTacatcctggagctgctgcggCGGGACAAG ATTGCCATTAAGGGTATTGAAAGAGAGCTTATCTGCCCAGCCTGCAAGGAATTGTTTACCCATCCACTGAtccttccctgccagcacaACATCTGTCACAAATGTGtgaaagaaatactttttgcATTTGAAGACTCCTTTGCTGATGGAGGCTCTGAATCCTCTAATCAGAGTAGCCCTCGAATTAGAATCGCTGCTTCTAGCGTGGACAGAATTGACAGGATTAATAGAGCAG CCTCACAGAGGAGGTCTTTTGGGTGCAGAG GCAGAAAACGCAATTCACTGACTCCTAGATCAACTCTGTTTCCTTGTCCGAGTTGCCAGCGGGATATTGATCTTGGGGAGCGTGGCATCAATGGCTTATTTCGCAACTTCACTTTGGAAACCATTGTGGAAAGATACAGacaggcagccagggcagccatTGCTATTATGTGTGATTTCTGCAAACCTCCAGCTCAGGAGTCCACAAAGAGTTGCATGGACTGCAGTGCAAGCTATTGCAATCCATGTTTCAAAATACACCATCCTTGGGGAACAGCAAAAGCCCAGCATGAATATGTAGGACCAACCACCAACTTCAGACCCAAG attTTGATGTGTCCAGAACATGAAATGGAGAGAGTAAACATGTACTGTGAAATCTGCAGAAGGCCTGTTTGTCATCTTTGCAAACTGGGTGGAGGTCATGCAAACCATAGGGTAACAACCATGAGCACTGCCTACAAAACCCTTAAG GAGAAACTTTCAAAAGATATCGAGTACCTCATCAGTAAGGAGAGCCAGGTGAAGGCTCACATCACACAGCTGGATCTGCTGATGAAAGAAACTGAG TGCAACAGTGAAAGAGCTAAACAAGAAGCATCTCATAGTTTTGAGAAATTATATTGTGTCCTGGAAGAGAAGAAATCTGCAGCTCTTAGGGCAATTGAAACTTCTAAGAATATAAGGTTGGAAAAATTGCAAACACAAGTGGAAGAATACCAAGGGCTCCTGGAAAATAATGGCCTTGTAGGATATGCTCAAGAAGTGCTTAAAGAAACAGATCCCTCTTGTTTTGttcaaacagcaaaacaacttCATGTCAG AATCCAAAAAGCTACCGAGTCTCTGAGCAGCTTTACACCAGCAGCTGCAACTACTTTTGAAGGCTTTGTGGTGGACACTGCCAAGCAAGAAGACATCCTTGGTGACTTGTCCTTCCATTCCAATG GTCTAGAAATACCAGAAATCAAcgaagagcagagcagaatgTACAACAAAGCTCTGAtcagctgggaatgctctgggaAGACAGATTCAGCTGATATCTATGTCCTTGAGTATCATAAACTTAACAAAGAAGAGGAGAGTGTGACATGGCAGAAGACTGAAGTGTGTGGCAAGAGCAAAGTATTATCTGATCTCGATGATGACAGCAGCTACGCCTTTAGAGTTCAAGGTTACAAAGGATCCATCGGCAGCCCTTGGAGCCGAGAAGTTACCATGCGTACTCCTCCAGCTCCGG ttttcagttttctttttgatgACAAATGTGGGTACAACAGTGAACATCTCGAACTGAACCCAAGAAGAACATCTGTGGAAAGTAGGGCTGGATTTCCTCTGCTTCTGGGATCTGAGCGCTTGCAGGTTGGATGCTTCACAACCCTGGATTACATCATTGGTGACACTGGGATTGCCAAAGGGAAGCACTTCTGGGCTTTTAATGTTGAACCCTACTCATACCTGGTGAAGGTGGGAGTTGTTCCTGGCAGCAAGATACAGAAATTGTTCCACAATACCTGTGATGTTATCAGTCCAAG GTACGAGCAGGACAGCGGTCATGACAGTGGGAGTGAAGATATCTTCTTCGACTCATCGCAGCCTTGCACACTGGTCACTTTAGGCATGAAGAAGTTCTTTATCCCTGCCACACCTGCTGCTCCCAAGGATCCAGCCAGCAGAATCCTTCCCCTGCCGTCGTGCTTGGGCGTCTGCCTTGACTGTGACAGAGGCAGGGTGGGGTTTTACGATGCAGGCCGCATGAAGTGCCTGTACGAGTGTGAGGTGGATTGCTCCGGCCTGATGTACCCAGCGTTTGCCCTGATGGGCAGTGCGGCAGTGCACCTTGAGGAGGCTGTCACAGCCAAGGACAGGGAGTACCATGGCGACATCTAG
- the TRIM36 gene encoding E3 ubiquitin-protein ligase TRIM36 isoform X2, with translation MESDRLESPIAIKGIERELICPACKELFTHPLILPCQHNICHKCVKEILFAFEDSFADGGSESSNQSSPRIRIAASSVDRIDRINRAASQRRSFGCRGRKRNSLTPRSTLFPCPSCQRDIDLGERGINGLFRNFTLETIVERYRQAARAAIAIMCDFCKPPAQESTKSCMDCSASYCNPCFKIHHPWGTAKAQHEYVGPTTNFRPKILMCPEHEMERVNMYCEICRRPVCHLCKLGGGHANHRVTTMSTAYKTLKEKLSKDIEYLISKESQVKAHITQLDLLMKETECNSERAKQEASHSFEKLYCVLEEKKSAALRAIETSKNIRLEKLQTQVEEYQGLLENNGLVGYAQEVLKETDPSCFVQTAKQLHVRIQKATESLSSFTPAAATTFEGFVVDTAKQEDILGDLSFHSNGLEIPEINEEQSRMYNKALISWECSGKTDSADIYVLEYHKLNKEEESVTWQKTEVCGKSKVLSDLDDDSSYAFRVQGYKGSIGSPWSREVTMRTPPAPVFSFLFDDKCGYNSEHLELNPRRTSVESRAGFPLLLGSERLQVGCFTTLDYIIGDTGIAKGKHFWAFNVEPYSYLVKVGVVPGSKIQKLFHNTCDVISPRYEQDSGHDSGSEDIFFDSSQPCTLVTLGMKKFFIPATPAAPKDPASRILPLPSCLGVCLDCDRGRVGFYDAGRMKCLYECEVDCSGLMYPAFALMGSAAVHLEEAVTAKDREYHGDI, from the exons atggagagcgATCGGCTGGAGAGCCCG ATTGCCATTAAGGGTATTGAAAGAGAGCTTATCTGCCCAGCCTGCAAGGAATTGTTTACCCATCCACTGAtccttccctgccagcacaACATCTGTCACAAATGTGtgaaagaaatactttttgcATTTGAAGACTCCTTTGCTGATGGAGGCTCTGAATCCTCTAATCAGAGTAGCCCTCGAATTAGAATCGCTGCTTCTAGCGTGGACAGAATTGACAGGATTAATAGAGCAG CCTCACAGAGGAGGTCTTTTGGGTGCAGAG GCAGAAAACGCAATTCACTGACTCCTAGATCAACTCTGTTTCCTTGTCCGAGTTGCCAGCGGGATATTGATCTTGGGGAGCGTGGCATCAATGGCTTATTTCGCAACTTCACTTTGGAAACCATTGTGGAAAGATACAGacaggcagccagggcagccatTGCTATTATGTGTGATTTCTGCAAACCTCCAGCTCAGGAGTCCACAAAGAGTTGCATGGACTGCAGTGCAAGCTATTGCAATCCATGTTTCAAAATACACCATCCTTGGGGAACAGCAAAAGCCCAGCATGAATATGTAGGACCAACCACCAACTTCAGACCCAAG attTTGATGTGTCCAGAACATGAAATGGAGAGAGTAAACATGTACTGTGAAATCTGCAGAAGGCCTGTTTGTCATCTTTGCAAACTGGGTGGAGGTCATGCAAACCATAGGGTAACAACCATGAGCACTGCCTACAAAACCCTTAAG GAGAAACTTTCAAAAGATATCGAGTACCTCATCAGTAAGGAGAGCCAGGTGAAGGCTCACATCACACAGCTGGATCTGCTGATGAAAGAAACTGAG TGCAACAGTGAAAGAGCTAAACAAGAAGCATCTCATAGTTTTGAGAAATTATATTGTGTCCTGGAAGAGAAGAAATCTGCAGCTCTTAGGGCAATTGAAACTTCTAAGAATATAAGGTTGGAAAAATTGCAAACACAAGTGGAAGAATACCAAGGGCTCCTGGAAAATAATGGCCTTGTAGGATATGCTCAAGAAGTGCTTAAAGAAACAGATCCCTCTTGTTTTGttcaaacagcaaaacaacttCATGTCAG AATCCAAAAAGCTACCGAGTCTCTGAGCAGCTTTACACCAGCAGCTGCAACTACTTTTGAAGGCTTTGTGGTGGACACTGCCAAGCAAGAAGACATCCTTGGTGACTTGTCCTTCCATTCCAATG GTCTAGAAATACCAGAAATCAAcgaagagcagagcagaatgTACAACAAAGCTCTGAtcagctgggaatgctctgggaAGACAGATTCAGCTGATATCTATGTCCTTGAGTATCATAAACTTAACAAAGAAGAGGAGAGTGTGACATGGCAGAAGACTGAAGTGTGTGGCAAGAGCAAAGTATTATCTGATCTCGATGATGACAGCAGCTACGCCTTTAGAGTTCAAGGTTACAAAGGATCCATCGGCAGCCCTTGGAGCCGAGAAGTTACCATGCGTACTCCTCCAGCTCCGG ttttcagttttctttttgatgACAAATGTGGGTACAACAGTGAACATCTCGAACTGAACCCAAGAAGAACATCTGTGGAAAGTAGGGCTGGATTTCCTCTGCTTCTGGGATCTGAGCGCTTGCAGGTTGGATGCTTCACAACCCTGGATTACATCATTGGTGACACTGGGATTGCCAAAGGGAAGCACTTCTGGGCTTTTAATGTTGAACCCTACTCATACCTGGTGAAGGTGGGAGTTGTTCCTGGCAGCAAGATACAGAAATTGTTCCACAATACCTGTGATGTTATCAGTCCAAG GTACGAGCAGGACAGCGGTCATGACAGTGGGAGTGAAGATATCTTCTTCGACTCATCGCAGCCTTGCACACTGGTCACTTTAGGCATGAAGAAGTTCTTTATCCCTGCCACACCTGCTGCTCCCAAGGATCCAGCCAGCAGAATCCTTCCCCTGCCGTCGTGCTTGGGCGTCTGCCTTGACTGTGACAGAGGCAGGGTGGGGTTTTACGATGCAGGCCGCATGAAGTGCCTGTACGAGTGTGAGGTGGATTGCTCCGGCCTGATGTACCCAGCGTTTGCCCTGATGGGCAGTGCGGCAGTGCACCTTGAGGAGGCTGTCACAGCCAAGGACAGGGAGTACCATGGCGACATCTAG